From the genome of Tenrec ecaudatus isolate mTenEca1 chromosome 1, mTenEca1.hap1, whole genome shotgun sequence:
TTCCACCACTGCACCAACCATAACCCCATCACAGATGCCACCAAGAGCACACGTCTGGGTTCCCAGAGCAGCAGACGCCTTTGAGATGGAAGCAGGTTCACCTGTGAGTTTCAGGCTGAGGGCCTGAAAACCGGTGTCCCTTCGGCCGTGTGGCTGTCTGTGCACACGGCTCAGAGGTCACCAACGGGGATACAGGGTGGGTGTGAGCAGGGACCAAGACTGTGAAGCTCTGGACCCCACGCCCCAACTACAGGTCCGGGGCTCTCACCAGGGCAGGGAACTGCCCCAGGGAACACTCACTGGGTGATGTCTGGAGACATGTGTGGGTGCCACTGGCACCGAGGGAATAGAAGGCAGTGTGCGGGTCACTACCCCATAGTGCCCAGGGcttcccctgtcccccaccccagagAAGAATCAGTCCTCGAGGCCAGTAGTGGCCCCAGGCTCAGGAAGTCTGGGGTGGAGGGCCACGGACCAGAAAGCCAGGAGCGGCAGTTGGAGGTCAGGGCCTCATAGGAGACAAACTCGAGAATCCGAATTCGGGCCGCGCCGCGCCGCGGACTTTCCCGGTCTGCAACACGTGGAGAGCAGCATGCACCTCCCCGCGTACGTAAGCGGACTGCACGGGCGGGCGTGCAGCGCTTACAGCGGTGAAGGGGGCGCTGCCCGAGCATCCGGTTCGCCTCCTCGCTTTGCAAGTCCCTGATTTTAAACGGAGGGGCCGGGCTGGCGGCAGGCGCCTCACCTTCGCGGCCGCCCTGAAACTTCACCCGGATGGTCTTGTCGATGTACTTGGACAGGTCCAAGAtgctctccttcttcttcttctctttgtcCTGCGGGGAAAGCACAGCGCGTGAGGCGGGGAGCACGGGCCGCCCGCCCAGCGCCGCCAGCCCGAGGCCCGCCGCGCGCTCACCGCCATCTTCCCGCGCCGCGCGGCTCTGCGCAAGCGCCGCCGGCGCGGCGCTCTGACGTCACCGGCGCGCCCCTTTGACGTCACCGGCGCTCACGGAAGCCGCGCAGCCCCGGGCGTTGCTGGGAAACGTCAGCCGACAGCTGCGGCGGGACCCGCGGCGCGGACATGGCGGCGGCGGCGCTGGCGCTGGCGCGGTTGGGGGCGGTCTTGCTGCTCGTCGCGGCCCAGGTGAGGGCTGCGCCGGCCCGGCTCTCCGCCGGCGGCGGCTCCTCGGCCCGCGGTCCCGGGGAATTTCGGGGACCCCACCAGGCCCGACCGGGACCCCCCCCCTCCCGGACCCCGCGGCGCCGAGTGACCTTGCGGGCGGACCCTTTCCTCCCCGGCGCCCCTCCCGTCCTGCCGCAGGGGGCACCCACCCGGCCGCCGCGTCCCTCCCTAACGGCCGAGCGGAAGTTTGTGGACCCCCATCCTCTGCACCCCGAATCCTACCTGTCCGGCTCGAGGTCTTCCCCAGTCTCCCCCGGCCCTGGGACGGCCCTCTCTGGCTCTGCTGCCTGACCCGGGGCATTGCGTCTctccgagcctcagtttcccctctctGTGAACAGGGCATGACGCTAGCCCCGCCCCGTcccaagggaggggtggggggaagagctgGGATAGGGCCAGCGCGGGACCCCAGAGCCCCCCAGTCCCAGGAGCTCAGCCCGGGACTGCGGGGAATATTCCTGTCCCATTTTCACCCCATGACCTTGGCCATGgagcccaccccccacctttgaatgccagctgctccgccaaggTTGAGTAGGGGGCAAGAGTAGAGTTATACCTATGGGCAGGTTCACTTTCAAGGTATCGCCTTCCCACAGGACACTGGCCGTGAGATGGCCGGCCCTGACCATCAGGAGTGTATCTTGTCCCCAAATCTTTCTGGCCCTGGTTACTGCAGCGCCTCTGATGAAGGCAAGGCTGCTCCTTAATCTTGAAGCCTCCCTCCTAGATTGTTCTAACTGGGGTTGGGGGACATACACACGTGTCCACCACCTGGGCAGGTGCTTCCTTTCTCCCTGTAGCAGCTGTGCcactgacaccaccaccaccccgcctcccCCCCAACGTTCGCCATGCACCTGAGTGGGCTTTCCCGCGGGCCAGCCAGACCTTGTCCCTTCTACGTGAGGCCCTTTCAAGGATCACTCCTTCCTCTCTCCGGGGGCTGCAGCCAAATTTATGTGAAGCACTCTGCCGCCCCCTGTTCCCCCAGAGCCCCTTTCTCCACTCTTGGTCCGGAGTGGCTCTGGTCATCCTCCCAGAAGTTCTTAGGGatctcccctccccagccccctgctGCCTTTGTCACCCCAAACCCTCTCGACTGTTCCCTGGCTCCCCAGCCGGGAGCACTTTGAAGGCAGTAATGTTGAACTCTGAGATTCTGAAAACGAGAAGGCTTTTCAGAAGCAGTGATGCCCAGAAGGGTTTTGAAGGGACAATAGGAATTTGCGAGGGTCCCGAAGAGAGTGGAAGGGTGCTGTCAGGAAGGGTGCTGTCAGCATCGGGAAGGGCATGAGCAAGGCCAGGAGGTATAAGAGCCGACTGAGTGAAGACTGTAACAGGAGCCCCGGTGCTGCTGTTGGGAAAGcgatgggttgctaaccacaaggttggccgttcaaatgcaccaacaggagaaagatcaggGTACTGTATTTAAAATTTTGAGTCTCCTATTTAGCCTTGCCACGAGTCCGGTctttgatggcagtgtgtgtgtaaagggagccttggtgccagtgagttacaagttgggctgctaactacacagtCAGTAGTTTAAACCCTCCAGCTGAtagctggaagaaagatgaggttttcggctgctgtaaagatgtatagcctgagAAGCCCCAAAGGACcccctctgccctacagggtccaggatcgctgtgagtcagactggactcagtggcagtggacttGCTTGGTCTTTGGGTTGCCGGTCTGTGTGCTGCTTGGCACAAAGAACGGAGGCCCCAGGCAACAGGCCAGCTGGCAGGGGTGTGGCTCCCCGCAGAGGTCGGGGATCATGGGTGCCAGCACTGGGAGGAGTTGACACTTTGCCCTGGGTAGAGGGGTTGGGACTTTATCCTGACCTGACTGAGAGGGGTCATCCCCCTTTCCCTGAGCCCTGGCGGGCTCCTCTTGggtgtcccttgtccctggggaagTGGAAGTGGGTGTGTCCCTTCTCTATGCCAGTGTGACTCCCAGTCCCCACTCCTAGCAGTAAGAACAGAATGAAGACTGCCCCTCGTgtccaccttccctccccccatTATACACACGTGATGACAGGCCTCTCATGATGTCTTCCAGAATGATGTCTTGGAAGGCTCAGGCTTTCTGTGGTGCAGCCTTGCCAATACTGGGCTGCtcacaggaaggtcacaggttcaagtccaccaaaggcacctcagaagagaggcctggttcCCTACCTTGAGCAGGCGCCTGCTCAGATGCCCACGTTGTCTTCTGAGTGTTCCTGGTGGGAGCCCCCACCCACCTAGCGGAGGCAGTGACAGAAGTGGACTTGGTCAGGCATCCTTAATTctccagggtgggaggggggccaAGGTGTGAGAGAAAACTCCTGGTCCCTGCAGGCAGGGAAATCCGGTTCATGAAGCACTCTGTCCTTCAAGGGGAAGCTGGGTTGTTCTGCCCTTCCGTGGTCTCTAAGAGAAAATGTCGGTTGGCCACCCCCTGGGCCCCTAGGCACAGGTCTCAGGGAAGGTTCTGGGTGTAGGCCAGAGGGTCAgcaggaccccccacccccacccctccttgcTAGCTCTTGGTCTCAGGTCAGGATGAGGGTAGCTGCAGACCATAAGTGCATGAGTGAACACAGCTGGACACCAATAAAGCTTTATTGACAAGAGTAGAGCGGGCAAGGAGGCTGGTTGTTACGGTCTTGCCTGCTGTGGATCAGGGCTCCCTGGCAGGGGCTGGATCTCCATCCATGCTGGGGCtcccactttcacaggggtctgggggtgggcagggaaagCTGTGTGGCTGACTGAGACTGTCCCcacagggtgggtggggagaccAGGGACCAGAACTCTCAGACTTGCCTCAGTCAGGGCCTCTTGCAGGTACGGGGTTCCTACCTTCTCCAAGCTAAAGAAGCAGCTGCATTGCAAGGGGAGGGGGAACACGTTGGCCCACTACAGAGCAGAGACTTCTGGGAATGGGTGGTCCATAGGTGGCTCCCCTACCCCAGGTCCTTTGCTCCTCTGGCAGCCTGGGGCTCTCAGGGGCCATGTCCTGGCTCACGAGCAGAGGAGTGGGGATCTGGGCCTGGATACTGGGAAACAGCAGGGAACCTGATGGAGCTGGGAGGCCCTGGGCAGAGGGCAGGAAAGCTCCCTGGCACTTGGCTCAAGCACCACCATAGTATGGGTGGGCGCTATGTCCAGACACCCACTCCCTTCGCTTGTCCCCTTGGAGCTCAGGACCACCTCCCTGACTGCTGTCCCTGGAGACCTTGGAACCATCAAGTGGCTGCAGggacaagcaggcctcctggctcATGGGAGGCTGGCtgccccatctcctcctccccgagGCCAAGTCTGTTTGCCAAACCCTTCCTTGGGGAACATGCAGCCCCAAGGTGGCAGGTCCTGACCTGaccaccctgccctgcaggtgGCCTGCGAGTACGGGATGGTCCATGTGGTGTCCGAATCCGGTGGTCCCCGTGGCCGGGACTACTGCATCCTCTACAACCCACAGTGGGCCCACCTGCCCCACGACCTCAGCAAGGCAGTGAGTTCTGCTGCCCCTGGCGGTCCAGTCCTCGGGCCGGCAGGGGGCGTTCGCCGTGACTGGGAGCCCCTGAGGGCCCTGGGTAGGGAGGACATTGGCTTCCTTGGTGGGAACCGAGGACCCAGATGGTGGTGGATAGGGTTTTTTGGGGCCCTGACACCCACCTGCCGGTCTgtccccagcccctgctgcacctGCAGGACTGGTCAGCTTCTGTACTCTGCTCACCTGCTGACCTCCCAGCCGGCGGCTTCAGCAACCAGATACCGCTGGTGGCGCGGGGCAACTGCACCTTCTACGAGAAAGTGTGGCTGGCCCAGGGCGGCGGGGCTCGAGGGCTGCTGGTCGTCAGCCGGGAGAAGCTGGTACGTGTGGGCCTGGTGACCCGGGTGGACCTCCGACAGGACGAGGGAGGGGCTGGGTCCCAGGTCTTGTCTTCTACATCCTTGGGAGCAGGGCAGAGAGGACAAGGATACCTCGGGAGTGTGGGGTGCATACCAGTGCTAGTGTTGGGCCTGGGCGCAGGAAGGATAGGACCCTTCGAGCTCTGCTGGGCTTTGGGGACAGCGGGCAAGCCCACATGTCCTTGTCCTTACTCCCATCCGCAGGAGAGAGCTCAGGCATGGCCAGCCTGGACCCCCAACCTCAGGCGGAGACGGGGTCCCTGAAAGCTTCACCTTGGCTGGCTCTAGGCTGGCTTCTCTCAAGGGGCCTGCTAACCCTCTAATGGAGAGGTCTATAGGGCCACTCTCCCCCTTTATGcaaccctcccccccacacacacactctcttggccCCCAGGTGCCCCCCGGAGGCAACAAGACGCAGTACAATGAGATTGGCATCCCTGTGGCCCTGCTCAGCCACCACGACATGCTGGACATCTTCCAGGTGGGTCCCTTCCCCTTACCCCTCGGCGATCAGGGTCTGTCTGTGTATCATTGGGATGGGCTGTGCCCCAGTGTCCCAGTGCGTCCCCTTTACCCAATTTCTGTGGCATCAGGGGTGCCGGCTGGGCCGGTCCCAGGGCAGGGCCTCCCAGTCCTGTGTGGACTGGGGAGTGCGGGACCTCTGGGTGCTGACTGGGCGTGTTCCCCGAGGCAGCGCTTTGGCCGAGCGGTGCAGGTAGCGCTGTACGCGCCCCACGAGCCAGTGCTGGACTACAACATGGTCATCATCTTCATCATGGCCGTGGGCACCGTCGCCATCGGGGGTTACTGGGCAGGCAGCCGTGACATCAAGAAGTGAGCGCCCCACTACCACGCCCTGCACATGCCCCacatggggtgggggcgggggaggtgtTGTACCGCCTCGCCCTCTGAGCCCAGGCTGGCCGCCTCCAGGAGGAGCATGAAGCACAAGAGGGACGACGGGCCCGAGAAGCAGGAGGACGAGGCGGTGGACGTGACCCCTGTCATGATCTGCGTGTTCGTGGTCATGTGCTGCACCATGCTGGTGCTGCTCTACTGCTTCTACGACGGCCTGGGTGTGCCGCGCCCGCCTGCCCGGGGCCCTCCCACTCACCTCCAAGCTCGCCTCGGCACCCACCTGTCTGCCCCGCCCCGCCTACCCCGGGCCCTCCCCCCAACCTCCGAGCTCGCCTCCAGACCCACCTGTCCACCCCGCCCCGGGCCCGTGCCCATCTTGTGGCCCCGCTCCTGGGACTGACCCGCTGGGCGGCTATGCTGCTGCTTCTCCCCCGCTGTGTCCCCCCCTGCCGTGGAGTCCTTACCCGACCCCAGTGGGAGCCCAGAGAGGCCCAGGGTTTCCGCCCGAGCGGGCGCACTGTGAATACAGCCTTGTCCCAGGGCGACTGCCACAACAAGGGCCCATTCAGGGCCCACCGctgctgcccccacccaccccacctgctCCACTTTTCATCTGAGCCGCGGGGTGTGGGAGGGTGGCTGGCAGGGGCTTGGCGCTCCTGTGACAGACGCTCTGCCCCCAGTCTACATGGTCATCGCCATCTTCTGCCTGGCCTCATCTACCGGCCTCTACAGCTGCCTGGCGCCGCTGGTCCGTAGAC
Proteins encoded in this window:
- the SPPL2B gene encoding signal peptide peptidase-like 2B isoform X4; this translates as MAAAALALARLGAVLLLVAAQVACEYGMVHVVSESGGPRGRDYCILYNPQWAHLPHDLSKAPLLHLQDWSASVLCSPADLPAGGFSNQIPLVARGNCTFYEKVWLAQGGGARGLLVVSREKLVPPGGNKTQYNEIGIPVALLSHHDMLDIFQRFGRAVQVALYAPHEPVLDYNMVIIFIMAVGTVAIGGYWAGSRDIKKRSMKHKRDDGPEKQEDEAVDVTPVMICVFVVMCCTMLVLLYCFYDGLVYMVIAIFCLASSTGLYSCLAPLVRRLPFGRCRVPDNSLPYLHKRPQVRMLLLALACIAVSVVWGVFRNEDQWAWVLQDILGITFCLYMLKTIRLPTFKACTLLLLVLFIYDVFFVFITPFLTKSGNSIMVEVATGPADSATHEKLPMVLKVPRLNTFPLALCDRPFSLLGFGDILVPGLLVAYCHRFDIQVQSSCIYFMACTVAYGIGLLVTFVALALMQRGQPALLYLVPCTLVTSCSVALWRQELAMFWTGSGFAVNTGLL
- the SPPL2B gene encoding signal peptide peptidase-like 2B isoform X3; amino-acid sequence: MAAAALALARLGAVLLLVAAQVACEYGMVHVVSESGGPRGRDYCILYNPQWAHLPHDLSKAPLLHLQDWSASVLCSPADLPAGGFSNQIPLVARGNCTFYEKVWLAQGGGARGLLVVSREKLVPPGGNKTQYNEIGIPVALLSHHDMLDIFQRFGRAVQVALYAPHEPVLDYNMVIIFIMAVGTVAIGGYWAGSRDIKKLAASRRSMKHKRDDGPEKQEDEAVDVTPVMICVFVVMCCTMLVLLYCFYDGLVYMVIAIFCLASSTGLYSCLAPLVRRLPFGRCRVPDNSLPYLHKRPQVRMLLLALACIAVSVVWGVFRNEDQWAWVLQDILGITFCLYMLKTIRLPTFKACTLLLLVLFIYDVFFVFITPFLTKSGNSIMVEVATGPADSATHEKLPMVLKVPRLNTFPLALCDRPFSLLGFGDILVPGLLVAYCHRFDIQVQSSCIYFMACTVAYGIGLLVTFVALALMQRGQPALLYLVPCTLVTSCSVALWRQELAMFWTGSGFAVNTGLL